In the Leclercia adecarboxylata genome, TAATACCGCATGCGCAACATACAAAACAGGAGCAATAAACATAAACATGAATTCAATAGGCTCTGTCACACCGGTTAATAACACAGCAAGACACGCAGATAAAAACATTGGCTTGTATTGTGCGCGCTTATCACTATCAACACAGTGATACATCGCAAGTCCAATACCAATCAATGAAGACGCTGCGATAATAACTTGGCCCGCTTTAAAACGTGCTGGATGCACCGTATCTAATAGATGTTGGTAAGTTGTCGGATCGCTTAATTTAAGATTATTTAAATCGCTAACCCAAGCAAGCCATAGTGGATCTTGACCATAAACACTTGCCCCCGCATTCACCCCTGTTAAAAGCTCATAAGTACCACCCAACTCGGTGTAATTCATTGGAATAGTTAAAGTGTGGTGTAAACCAAATGGCAGTAATAAGCGCTCTAACGTACCATACAAGAAAGGAGCAGTGATCGGCGCAGTGTCTTTAGAGGTTGCAATCCATTGACCAAAATCATTAAGCGCACCTTGAATTAAAGGCCATACGATTGATAAAGCAAACGCAATAATCATCGAATAGAAAATAACAACAAAAGGTACAAAACGCTTACCGTTGAAAAATGCTAATGCCTGAGGTAAGCGAGCGAAGTCATGATAACGGTTAAATAAGTTGGCACCTAAATAGCCAGACATAATACCGATAAACACACCCATATTTAGAGCAGGAGCACCCAAAATATTAGTGAAGAATTGAGAGACAGGTAGCTCAGAACCAAATAGGCTCATCACAACCGCCTCGGGATCACTGAGCATAGCGTTATCCACGCCTAATATAACCCCAGTGATACGGTTAATTAAGATGAAGGCGATCAGCGCGGCAAATGCTCCTCCTGCACGTTCTTTAGCCCATGATCCACCAATAGCGACAGCAAATAATAGGTGAAGATTAACTATGATCCCCCAGCCTATGTTTTCCATAATAGCGCCTAGTGTTTCAATGGCACCAATACCACCAGCATACATTGCGACAACTTTACCGAGTGATATCATGATACCAGCGGCTGGCATCACCGCGATAACAACGATAAGGGATTTCCCAAATCGTTGCCAAAAATCAAAAGATAGTAACTGACTCATAAATGATTCCTTGGTTTAAATGCAGGGTAGCCTTATCAAGGCCCTGCGATAAATATAATTTAGTGCTTTCTTGCAAATATATACGCAGCATAAGGTGGGGCAATTTGCGTCGCTATAAAATCTGAGCGAACGTGTTCATTGTTGACATTCTGATTATCAAGCATTAACTCGCCTAATTGCATGCGGTCAATATCAACGATGCTCTCTTGTGGACTTAAATTGGTAATAATGGTCCATGTCATATCTTGTGCAACACGTTGATAAGCATAGATATTAGGGTCGTTAGGTAGCAGCAATTGATAGCGGCCAACCACTAAACTTACATTTGACTTACGCAGAGCAATCAGCTGCTTATAGAAACTCAAAATCGAATTTGGATCTTTCTGTTGTTGCTCAACATTGATATCTGCGTACTGTTGATTGACGGAGAACCAAGGTTGCACCTCAGAAAAACCGGCAAAATCCTGCGCATTCCATTGCATTGGCAAGCGACTGTGGTCGCGAGATACTTGATTTAACAAGGCTAAGATGTCTGCATCGCTTTGACCTTGTTGAGATAGCTTTTGAATTAAATTTCTAGCAGACACATCATTAAATTCATCAAGAGAAGTAAACTGATGATTTACCATACCAATCTCTTGGCCCTGATAAATAAACGGAGTTCCTTTCATCAAGAAATAACAACTCGCTAACGCGGTAGCACTGGCATACCTAGAGGTAGGGTCGGCAAAAGTATCAATGCTACGAGCTTGATCGTGGTTTTCTAAATAAAGCGCATTCCAGCCTTTACCTTCTAATGCATCTTGCCAACGCGATAAAATGCGTTTGAACTCCACTAGATCTAAAGGCACGTTGCTTTGTTCTTCCGACCATAGCTTCATGTGTTCAAACTGAAAAATCATGTTGAAAACACCGCCTTGATCGTGCTCGGTCGCTTCGGCAACCCAAAGTAATGCATTGTCGGCAGTCACCCCATTAGCCTCACCAACTGTCACTATATTAAAGGGATCAAACGCCTGCTCTTTTAACTCATGCAGATGTTTTTCAATCCCTGCCACATTCATATGATAATCAAACGAAGAGACATACTTTTCACCCTTTGGATTGGGTAAAGAAGGTAAACCTGGTTGTTTCTGAATATGGCTAATTGCATCCACACGGAAGCCATCAATACCACGCTCCAACCACCAATAAATCATTTTAAATAGTGCTTGTTTAACTTCAGGATTTTCCCAATTCAGATCAGGTTGTTTTTTTGAAAATAGGTGCAAGTAGTACTGTGCAGTTTTTTTATCATATTCCCATGCGCTGCCATGAAAAATACTTTCCCAGTTGTTTGGGTCGCAAGTCGGTTTTTCAGCGGTAGGCTCACAACCATCACGCCAAATATACCAATCGCGCTTAGGGCTATTTTTGTTATCTCGAGATTCAATGAACCATGGGTGCTCGTCGCTAGTGTGGTTGATCACTAAATCCATAATAATGCGAATGCCACGTTTATGAGCAGCACTGATTAGTTCATCCACATCCTCAAGGGTTCCAAAGTCAGGATGAATCGCTTGATAGTCACTAATATCGTACCCGTTATCATCATTAGGTGATGCATAGAATGGGCAAATCCATATTAAATCAATGCCCAAATCAGCAAGATAATCGAGCTTAGCAATGATGCCATTGATGTCACCAATACCGTCCTGGTTTGTATCATAAAAACTACGGGGATAAATTTGGTAGGCGGTTGCTTTCTTCCACCACGCGAGTGGTTTTGAGTGCATATTAGGAGCGAGTGTCATCGGTTATACTATATGTGTTATCGTTAACATATATAGTTAAGTAGAACCGATTTGGACTCAACACAATTTCAGAGGAATTGTGAGCTTTCTCTCATCTTTATGTCGAATGTGCCTTCAACAGAACTGAAATCGCGCTTGAGCAATTTTTTGACAGCTTGGTAGCCCACTTGATAGTAGTTAAAAGCGACAGTCGTCAGGCTCGGGACTAACAAATCGCTGTAGTCATAGTCACCCATGCCTACAATCCATACGTTATGACCGATCTTGAGTTGCTGTTCTTTGGCGCGACGATATAAACGAATGGCAATATTATCGGTGGCACAAAAGTAGACATGATTAGGCTGTAATTGAACGGCCTGATAGCCAGCTTTGTCCTCCGAGTTGGCTAGGGCTTGTAGTGATAAATTCAACTCAGGGACGGTGTCGGTAATAGTGGCTTGCATCAACTTAGTGCGGCTAGAAAGCATACGCTCATCATAAATATAATGTACGGCAGCCAGCGGTGCCTGCTGCTGTTTTAACTGAGTGATGGTGTGGGAGACGAGGGCTTTAATCGCTGCATGATCGGGGTAATATAAACAGCAATGGTGGGGGGTATTTTTGCCAATAAATACCACATTGTCTAAGGTTCGATAAAAAGTCTCTTCGACACTGTGCTTTGACGCAATAATAATCGTGCCCAATGCATTTAAGCCGTTAAACTCTCTCACAGCTTGGCATTCTGACTCATGGTTAAACCCTGTGGCATGAAACAGCATTCGTACTTGTGATTCATTGGCAGCAGCCAGCGCCCCTTTAATCACTAAACTGGTCGTATATGACTCAATACGAGGCGCGATGAAACCAATAATATTGGATTGGCTACGAATGGAGCGAGCAAATATATTAGGCGTGTAATGACTCTCTTTGACGATGGCATCAATTTTAAGGCGGTTCTCTTCCGAGACATAACCGCCATTAAAGTAACGCGACACAGTCATTGTTGAAATTCCAAGCTGCCTTGAAATCTCAGCCATGGTCATTTTTTTACTCATTACCTATTTCCTTCAATAATGCACTATTGCCATATCTCCAAGTGACTTCAAGATACAGAATTCAGAGTTGAGTCACTTGGGCATAGTATCCAATATATTGGCTAACAACACAGTAAATAAAACTGGGTGGACGTATGAGTGTTTAATTTTCACTCACAAGATTTAGACCTGAACTCAAGACCAAGGAGCGAGCGGTAATGCTGCCAACTTACTGATTTAGTGTATGATGGTGATTTTAAGGTGCTTGCGTGGCTTCCATTTCCATCAGATGTCCTTCCTGCTCCGCTACTGAAGGCGTGGTGCGTAACGGCAAAAGCACTGCCGGACATCAGCGCTATCTCTGCTCTCATTGCCGTAAAACATGGCAACTACAGTTCACTTACACCGCCTCTCAGCCCGGTACGCACCAGAAAATCATTGATATGGCCATGAATGGCGTCGGATGTCGCGCCAGTGCACGCATTATGGGCGTTGGCCTCAACACGGTTTTACGTCACTTAAAAAACTCAGGCCGCAGTCGGTAACCTGGCGCATACAACCGGGCAGTGATGTGATTGTCTGCGCTGAAATGGACGAACAGTGGGGCTACGTCGGTGCTAAATCACGTCAGCGCTGGCTGTTTTACGCGTATGACAGGATACGGAGGACGGTTGTGGCGCACGTCTTCGGTGAACGCACTCTGGCCACACTGGAGCGTCTTCTGAGCCTGCTGTCGGCCTTTGAGGTCGTGGTATGGATGACGGATGGCTGGCCGCTGTATGAATCACGCCTGAAGGGAAAGCTGCACGTTATCAGCAAGCGTTACACTCAGCGCATTGAGCGACATAACCTGAATCTGAGACAACATCTGGCAAGGCTTGGACGGAAGTCACTGTCGTTCTCAAAATCGGTGGAGCTGCATGACAAGGTCATCGGGCATTATCTGAACATAAAACACTATCAGTAAGTTGGAGTCATTACCTACGACATCGGTAGAATACATTTACTGGAATTCGCCGTTAGCATGAACACTGCGGCGTATGCTAGGGGTTTTCAGGAGGCGTGTCATCTGTCAGTTAATCGGGAGCACCGTTGATGGTCGTCATTTTTGTAACATATCTTGTTTCCCGTTTGCTCCTGAAGCTCTGGGAACTGTATGACCAGCCCGACGGTGATGATTAACGGGACTGAAACAGGTTACGGCAGAGCAATATGGGGCTCATGTCCTGCTACGTAACCCGTCAGTAAAGCCCTGCTGCGCACCTGACGCTAAGCACTAACCCGCCTGCAGTTACCTGGTCGAATACAGCCCGCGAAGCTTTCTTGCCTGCGTCTGATGTGCTTCCGCACCGGCATTATTGACCTGCTCATGCACGAGAGCGGCTTTTTCTCCGGCATTCAGTTCGTTAAAAGAAGAAGACGAGGTCTTTGAATTTGCATCACTGCCGGACAGCATTTTTTTATGTTCCTCAATCATTTTCTGATGCGCATAGGACGCGCTGTTGTTCATAAATGAATGAGCAACAATGGCCCTTTCATGTTCATTCATTTCAGAGAATGAGGGCGTGTTGTTTTTATTAACCCTGTCCGGTAAGTTTTCATGCGTCGAGGAATTCACATGACTGACGGCTGAGGCATTATTAACAAATCGATGTGCTTCATGGGCAATATCACTGGACTGAGCAAAAGCTGCCCCACAAAATAAAGCTGTAAACGCAGTGGTCGTGATTAATATATTCATGTGTAATTACCTTCTGAGGTACATAAAAGATGTCCTTATGATCATATATAAAAATAATCAACCTGTGGGGAAGATGACGTAAATGTAATACAGCTATGTACATTACACGATTGTAATGAATTTGTTTCTTAAGGTGTGCTAGATTCATTTCATTGTAAGTGGATGAACCAGTAATTTAATTTAAATCGGTTCTCGAATTCTGTCAGTAACCATACTTTAAATAAGGGAATGCGCATGCTGTTGAAAACGTCTCGACGAACTTTCCTGAAGGGGTTAACCCTCTCTGGCGTAGCCGGAAGTCTTGGCGTATGGAGTTTCAATGCGCGTTCCAGTCTGAGCCTGCCAGTTGCCGCATCCCTGCAGGGTACTCAGTTTGACCTGACCATTGGTGAAACGGCCGTCAATATCACGGGCAGTGAGCGTCAGGCCAAAACAATCAATGGAGGCCTGCCGGGGCCCGTTCTTCGCTGGAAAGAAGGTGACACCATTACCCTGAAGGTCAAAAACCGTCTTAATGAACAGACGTCCATTCACTGGCACGGCATTATTCTTCCGGCCAATATGGATGGTGTTCCGGGGCTGAGTTTTATGGGCATAGAGCCTGATGATACCTACGTTTACACCTTTAAGGTTAAGCAGAACGGGACTTACTGGTACCACAGCCATTCCGGTCTGCAGGAACAGGAGGGGGTATACGGTGCCATTATCATCGATGCCAGGGAGCCAGAACCGTTTGCTTACGATCGTGAGCATGTGGTCATGTTGTCTGACTGGACCGATGAAAATCCTCACAGCCTGCTGAAAAAATTAAAAAAACAGTCGGATTACTACAATTTCAATAAACCAACCGTTGGCTCTTTTTTCCGCGACGTGAATACCAGGGGGCTGTCAGCCACCATTGCCGATCGGAAAATGTGGGCTGAAATGAAAATGAATCCGACTGACCTCGCGGATGTCAGTGGCTACACCTACACCTATCTCATGAACGGGCAGGCCCCGCTGAAAAACTGGACCGGACTGTTCCGTCCCGGTGAAAAGATACGCTTACGGTTTATCAACGGCTCGGCAATGACCTATTTCGATATCCGTATCCCCGGGCTGAAAATGACGGTCGTGGCTGCAGATGGCCAGTATGTAAACCCGGTTACCGTTGACGAATTCAGGATTGCCGTTGCCGAAACCTATGATGTCATTGTGGAGCCTCAGGGTGAGGCCTATACCATCTTCGCACAATCCATGGACAGGACCGGTTACGCTCGAGGGACACTGGCCACGAGAGAGGGGTTAAGTGCTGCCGTTCCCCCCCTCGATCCCCGTCCTCTGTTGACCATGGAAGATATGGGTATGGGGGGAATGGGACATGATATGGCAGGAATGGACCACAGCCAGATGGGAGGCATGGATAACAGCGGAGAGATGATGTCTATGGACGGTGCTGACCTTCCGGATAGCGGGACATCCTCCGCGCCCATGGATCACAGCAGCATGGCCGGTATGGATCATTCCCGGATGGCCGGAATGCCGGGTATGCAAAGTCATCCTGCGTCAGAAACGGATAACCCACTGGTTGATATGCAGGCGATGAGCGTCTCTCCGAAATTAAATGATCCGGGTATTGGTCTTCGAAATAACGGAAGAAAGGTTCTCACGTACGCGGATTTGAAAAGCCGCTTTGAGGATCCTGACGGACGTGAACCTGGCCGTACCATAGAACTGCATTTAACCGGCCACATGGAAAAGTTTGCCTGGTCATTTAACGGAATCAAGTTTTCAGATGCCGCACCGGTGCTGCTGAAATACGGTGAGCGGCTCAGGATCACGCTGATCAACGATACCATGATGACTCACCCCATTCACCTGCATGGTATGTGGAGCGATCTGGAAGATGAAAACGGTAATTTCATGGTTCGTAAACACACAATAGATGTTCCCCCTGGTACAAAACGCAGTTACAGAGTGACAGCAGATGCGCTTGGCCGCTGGGCGTATCACTGCCATTTGCTCTATCACATGGAAATGGGAATGTTTCGTGAAGTCCGGGTGGAGGAATGATGCGAATGAAGAGAAATTTGAAGGCCATACCTGTTCTGGTCGCCGGTTTGTTTACCTCACAGCTTTCTATTGCGGCGGGCTCCGTCTCTGCAGATCCCCACGCCGGGCACGACATGTCTGCCATGCAGATGCCAGCAGATGAGAATTTCACTGAGATGACGTCAATGGAGCCCATTGTAACTGAGAGCAGAACGCCAATTCCGCCTGTTACCGATGCCGACCGGAAGGCTGCATTCGGCAATTTACAGGGGCATGCGATTCACAACAGTGCGATTAATTATCTGGTTCTGCTGGATCAACTGGAATGGCAACGGTCGGATAACACCAACAATTTCAGCTGGAGTGTTAACAGCTGGATTGGAGGCGACACAGATCGGATTTGGCTAAAGAGTGAAGGTGAACGAAGCAATGGGGAAACGGAGGCGGCTGAAGCGCAGTTACTCTGGGGACATGCGGTTGGCCCATGGTGGGATTTGGTTGCGGGTGTCAGGCAGGATTTCAGACCTGCTTCTGCCCGGACCTGGGCTGCTGTCGGTTTTCAGGGGCTGGCACTCTATAATTTTGAGTCTGAAATTACGGGTTTTGTCAGTAATGGCGGAAAAGCAGCCCTTCGTCTGGGAGGAGAATACGACGTTTTACTGACTAACCGGCTCATACTCCAGCCATCCTATGAGGTGAATTTCTACAGTCAGGATGATGAATCGCGGGGTCGCGGCAGGGGACTGACTGACACAGAGCTGGGGCTCCGGCTGCGCTATGAAATACGCCGTGAGTTTGCACCCTATATAGGCGTTTCCTGGAATCAACTTTACGGGAAAACATCCGATATGGCGAAAAGAGAAGGTGAGAAAGACCATCAGGTAGTATTCCTGGCGGGAGCCAGAATCTGGTTTTAACGCACTGATATAAAACACTCAACTAAACAGGTAAATAAAATGTCGATTTTAAATAAAGCCATTCTTACAGGTGGCCTCGTTATGGGCGTTGCTTTCTCTGCTATGGCCCATCCGGAATTAAAAAGCTCTGTGCCACAGGCTGATTCAGCCGTAGCGGCCCCGGAAAAGATTCAGCTTAATTTCTCGGAAAATCTGACCGTGAAATTCTCAGGTGCAAAATTAACGATGACGGGTATGAAAGGCATGTCATCACATTCTCCGATGCCGGTCGCGGCAAAAGTGGCGCCAGGCGCTGACCCTAAATCGATGGTCATTATTCCGCGAGAGCCTTTACCCGCTGGCACTTATCGTGTTGACTGGCGCGCGGTTTCTTCAGATACGCACCCTATTACCGGTAATTACACCTTTACAGTGAAGTAATATTATGAACGACCTGATTATGATTGTTATTCGTTTTCTTCTTTATCTGGATTTGATGGTAATATTTGGATTGCCATTTTTTCAGATATATGGAATAAGTGGTGTCAGACATGAAACCTATAACCTGACTAATTTCAGGTCGTTTATAACCTTTGCTGTTGTTACAGGCATCATTCTTACTGGCATTAATATGCTCCTGGTATCTAATGCCATGAGTGGAGTAACTGACCTCAGAGAATTATCCATCCATGTTATCGAGATGGTGATAGAAGAAACTGATGTGGGTATTAGCTGGATTGTCAGGCTCTGTGCCCTGTTTACCACACTCGGTGCTTTGTTCCTTTACACTAATAAGAGAGTATTGTCCTGCCTGCTGATGACGATGAGTGGGGGCGTGGCGCTGGCTACACTTGCCTGGGGAGGACACGCCGTTATGCATGACGGTCTGCATTACTATCTCCATTTACTGAGCGATCTGACCCATCTCGGCGCTGCAGGTGCCTGGACAGGTGCTCTGGTTGCATTTGCTATCCTGCTGATGCGCAGAAACGAGCATAATGCACAGAGCGTCATTGTGATATCTGACTCCCTGGCAAAATTTGCCACGGCAGGAACGGTGATTGTTGTAGCCCTGATCCTGAGTGCGCTGGTCAACTATCTGTATATTGCTGAGGGTAACTTAACTCCCTTATTCAACAGTTCCTGGGGGAGGATATTGCTTGCCAAGACGGCTCTGTTTGTTCTGATGCTTCTTCTGGCTGCAGCAAACCGGTTTCACCTGGGTCCCCGGCTTGAAGTTATGGTCAGGGAAGGGAATTATGATCGCAGCGTTGCCCTGATGCGAAACAGCATCCTGACAGAATTCGTTGTTGCGATTATCATTCTGGGCGCCGTAGCGTGGCTCGGAATGCTTGCTCCGTCTCAGGTCAGCTAGGGGACAGCCAAAGCTCATGCGTGAGATTTTTACTTTCATATCAGCGAGTTGACCATGCAGCGTATTTTAATCGTTGAAGACGAACAAAAAACAGGTCGTTACCTGCAGCAGGGACTGGTTGAGGAAGGCTATCAGGCCGATCTCTTTAATAATGGCCGCGATGGTCTCGGGGCCGCGTCGAAGGGACAGTATGATTTGATAATACTGGACGTGATGCTGCCTTTCCTCGACGGGTGGCAAATCATCAGCGCACTGAGGGAGTCCGGGCACGAAGAACCGGTCCTGTTTTTAACCGCAAAGGACAACGTGCGGGACAAAGTGAAAGGACTGGAGCTTGGCGCAGATGACT is a window encoding:
- a CDS encoding PTS transporter subunit IIBC, with product MSQLLSFDFWQRFGKSLIVVIAVMPAAGIMISLGKVVAMYAGGIGAIETLGAIMENIGWGIIVNLHLLFAVAIGGSWAKERAGGAFAALIAFILINRITGVILGVDNAMLSDPEAVVMSLFGSELPVSQFFTNILGAPALNMGVFIGIMSGYLGANLFNRYHDFARLPQALAFFNGKRFVPFVVIFYSMIIAFALSIVWPLIQGALNDFGQWIATSKDTAPITAPFLYGTLERLLLPFGLHHTLTIPMNYTELGGTYELLTGVNAGASVYGQDPLWLAWVSDLNNLKLSDPTTYQHLLDTVHPARFKAGQVIIAASSLIGIGLAMYHCVDSDKRAQYKPMFLSACLAVLLTGVTEPIEFMFMFIAPVLYVAHAVLTGIAFALVDVMDLRIHAFGLIELLTRIPMMVSAGIGGDLVRFALVSIVFFGVNYGLFRVLIVKFKLPTPGRMGNYLDESSESMSEDEKMDIIIQNLGGRANIVEIDACMTRLRITVNDPQLVAEYALWKPTGALGAVIKEQGVQVIYGPGVDVIKSRLVEKFSAQPA
- a CDS encoding glycoside hydrolase family 13 protein, translating into MTLAPNMHSKPLAWWKKATAYQIYPRSFYDTNQDGIGDINGIIAKLDYLADLGIDLIWICPFYASPNDDNGYDISDYQAIHPDFGTLEDVDELISAAHKRGIRIIMDLVINHTSDEHPWFIESRDNKNSPKRDWYIWRDGCEPTAEKPTCDPNNWESIFHGSAWEYDKKTAQYYLHLFSKKQPDLNWENPEVKQALFKMIYWWLERGIDGFRVDAISHIQKQPGLPSLPNPKGEKYVSSFDYHMNVAGIEKHLHELKEQAFDPFNIVTVGEANGVTADNALLWVAEATEHDQGGVFNMIFQFEHMKLWSEEQSNVPLDLVEFKRILSRWQDALEGKGWNALYLENHDQARSIDTFADPTSRYASATALASCYFLMKGTPFIYQGQEIGMVNHQFTSLDEFNDVSARNLIQKLSQQGQSDADILALLNQVSRDHSRLPMQWNAQDFAGFSEVQPWFSVNQQYADINVEQQQKDPNSILSFYKQLIALRKSNVSLVVGRYQLLLPNDPNIYAYQRVAQDMTWTIITNLSPQESIVDIDRMQLGELMLDNQNVNNEHVRSDFIATQIAPPYAAYIFARKH
- a CDS encoding LacI family DNA-binding transcriptional regulator, giving the protein MSKKMTMAEISRQLGISTMTVSRYFNGGYVSEENRLKIDAIVKESHYTPNIFARSIRSQSNIIGFIAPRIESYTTSLVIKGALAAANESQVRMLFHATGFNHESECQAVREFNGLNALGTIIIASKHSVEETFYRTLDNVVFIGKNTPHHCCLYYPDHAAIKALVSHTITQLKQQQAPLAAVHYIYDERMLSSRTKLMQATITDTVPELNLSLQALANSEDKAGYQAVQLQPNHVYFCATDNIAIRLYRRAKEQQLKIGHNVWIVGMGDYDYSDLLVPSLTTVAFNYYQVGYQAVKKLLKRDFSSVEGTFDIKMRESSQFL
- a CDS encoding IS1 family transposase (programmed frameshift) — encoded protein: MASISIRCPSCSATEGVVRNGKSTAGHQRYLCSHCRKTWQLQFTYTASQPGTHQKIIDMAMNGVGCRASARIMGVGLNTVLRHFKKLRPQSVTWRIQPGSDVIVCAEMDEQWGYVGAKSRQRWLFYAYDRIRRTVVAHVFGERTLATLERLLSLLSAFEVVVWMTDGWPLYESRLKGKLHVISKRYTQRIERHNLNLRQHLARLGRKSLSFSKSVELHDKVIGHYLNIKHYQ
- a CDS encoding copper resistance protein; amino-acid sequence: MNILITTTAFTALFCGAAFAQSSDIAHEAHRFVNNASAVSHVNSSTHENLPDRVNKNNTPSFSEMNEHERAIVAHSFMNNSASYAHQKMIEEHKKMLSGSDANSKTSSSSFNELNAGEKAALVHEQVNNAGAEAHQTQARKLRGLYSTR
- the pcoA gene encoding multicopper oxidase PcoA, whose translation is MLLKTSRRTFLKGLTLSGVAGSLGVWSFNARSSLSLPVAASLQGTQFDLTIGETAVNITGSERQAKTINGGLPGPVLRWKEGDTITLKVKNRLNEQTSIHWHGIILPANMDGVPGLSFMGIEPDDTYVYTFKVKQNGTYWYHSHSGLQEQEGVYGAIIIDAREPEPFAYDREHVVMLSDWTDENPHSLLKKLKKQSDYYNFNKPTVGSFFRDVNTRGLSATIADRKMWAEMKMNPTDLADVSGYTYTYLMNGQAPLKNWTGLFRPGEKIRLRFINGSAMTYFDIRIPGLKMTVVAADGQYVNPVTVDEFRIAVAETYDVIVEPQGEAYTIFAQSMDRTGYARGTLATREGLSAAVPPLDPRPLLTMEDMGMGGMGHDMAGMDHSQMGGMDNSGEMMSMDGADLPDSGTSSAPMDHSSMAGMDHSRMAGMPGMQSHPASETDNPLVDMQAMSVSPKLNDPGIGLRNNGRKVLTYADLKSRFEDPDGREPGRTIELHLTGHMEKFAWSFNGIKFSDAAPVLLKYGERLRITLINDTMMTHPIHLHGMWSDLEDENGNFMVRKHTIDVPPGTKRSYRVTADALGRWAYHCHLLYHMEMGMFREVRVEE
- the pcoB gene encoding copper resistance outer membrane transporter PcoB is translated as MKRNLKAIPVLVAGLFTSQLSIAAGSVSADPHAGHDMSAMQMPADENFTEMTSMEPIVTESRTPIPPVTDADRKAAFGNLQGHAIHNSAINYLVLLDQLEWQRSDNTNNFSWSVNSWIGGDTDRIWLKSEGERSNGETEAAEAQLLWGHAVGPWWDLVAGVRQDFRPASARTWAAVGFQGLALYNFESEITGFVSNGGKAALRLGGEYDVLLTNRLILQPSYEVNFYSQDDESRGRGRGLTDTELGLRLRYEIRREFAPYIGVSWNQLYGKTSDMAKREGEKDHQVVFLAGARIWF
- the pcoC gene encoding copper resistance system metallochaperone PcoC, which gives rise to MSILNKAILTGGLVMGVAFSAMAHPELKSSVPQADSAVAAPEKIQLNFSENLTVKFSGAKLTMTGMKGMSSHSPMPVAAKVAPGADPKSMVIIPREPLPAGTYRVDWRAVSSDTHPITGNYTFTVK
- the pcoD gene encoding copper resistance inner membrane protein PcoD, yielding MVIFGLPFFQIYGISGVRHETYNLTNFRSFITFAVVTGIILTGINMLLVSNAMSGVTDLRELSIHVIEMVIEETDVGISWIVRLCALFTTLGALFLYTNKRVLSCLLMTMSGGVALATLAWGGHAVMHDGLHYYLHLLSDLTHLGAAGAWTGALVAFAILLMRRNEHNAQSVIVISDSLAKFATAGTVIVVALILSALVNYLYIAEGNLTPLFNSSWGRILLAKTALFVLMLLLAAANRFHLGPRLEVMVREGNYDRSVALMRNSILTEFVVAIIILGAVAWLGMLAPSQVS